Genomic DNA from Shouchella patagoniensis:
GGCATCGATTACGGCCATCTCCACTTCCTCCACTGTCTCTGAACGGATACTTAGCGTATCAAATCCCTCAGTAAAGAAGATTAACTTCGATGTTTCATAAGGCAACATCATTTGTTCATAGTCATAGCGAATAACACTTTCAGACGGAGCAAGTACCCCAATAATATCAATCGGATAAGCCCCTACTTTTACGGTTTGTCCTACAGCAGATTCATTAGGAAACAACTGCTCCGCAAGCATCGACGTAATAACAGCTTTGCGGCTACCTGTTAGAAAATCGATTGGTTTTAATAGCTCACCTTCTATTGCTTCATACGCATGGAGATCAAGGTAGTGCATGTTTATTCCATTAATTTCTGTCTCAATTTGTTCCTCATTCACCATGATTGAAGTATGATTGTTTGATGATGCAACTGCTGATTGAACATTCGGTAAGGCTTGTATACTCTCGATATCTTGTTCTGTGAACTTCCAATTCCACCAAATATTTGGATTTTCTGCCTCATCTAATTCTGATGGTTGGAAATTAACATCACGAATGTTTTCAACCCCGACAATTTGCTCTTTTAATTTTCGCTCCGCCCCTTGACCAATCGCTACAACCATAATAACAGCGGCTACCCCAATTATAATGCCAAGTGTCGTTAGAAACGCCCTTGTTTTTTGAGCAGCAATAGAACTAAAGGCCATCTTTATATTTTCTATGATATTCACAGCGACTGTCCTTTCCAACAGCTTATCAGGAAGCTGCTGCCTCCTGAATTTTGCCATCACGGACATAAACGGTCCGATCCGTTTTTTCCGCTACTTCTTTTTCATGTGTAATAATGACAATTGTTGCTCCATCTACATTTAATTCCCGCAAAAGCTCCATAATCGAATTACTTGTTTTTGAATCCAGTGCACCAGTTGGCTCATCAGCAAGAATAATTGCTGGATTGTTTACAATCGCGCGGGCAATCGCTACACGTTGCTTTTGTCCACCAGACAAAGATGATGGCTTATAATGCAATCGATTTTCTAAACCAACACGTGCCAAAGCTTGAAACGCCCTTTCTTTTCGCTCCTTTTTTCCTACACCTGCATAAATCATCGGTAGTTCAACATTTTTCCAAGCAGAGAGTCTCGGTAATAGATGAAACTGTTGAAAAACAAAACCAATTCTTTCATTACGAATCTTTGCAAGCTCGCTATCACTCTGTGTACCAATGAGTTCATTATCCAAAAGATATTGACCAGTAGTCGGTCGATCCAAGCAACCAAGAATATTCATTAACGTCGTTTTACCAGAACCCGACGGACCCATGATCGACATAAAGCTGCCCCGTTCAATCATTAAGTCAATTGGGGATAAGACTTGGGACCAAGATGCACCAATTCGAAATGATTTTGTTACTTGATTGAACCTAATCATACATCTTCGCCCTCATCAGTAGACTCTTCTTCTTCATTTTCAATTTCTTCTTCAAATTCACTATCATCAAACACGTCTTCGACCATTGATTCATCTTCTTCATAAAATGAATCCTCTTCGAAATCTCCGTAATCAAATGGAACCACTTCCATACCTTCGTCAATCATTTCCGTGTAATCAAGGATTACTTGATCTTCTTCTGTTAAGCCACTAATAACTTCAACGGAGTAATCATTTGAAAAACCAATTTCTACTTCTCGTTTAACGGCTATTCCGTCTTCATATACTAAAACATACGTAGAAAATTCATCGTATTTCAATGCTTCCATTGGTATCGCTAAGCCTAATTGTTCAGATGTTAGGATTTCTGCAAAGACTTGGTAACCAGGACGTAACATTTCTGTATCACCCTCTGTAACGAGTATTGTTACAGGATACTGGGAACCTGAAGCGTCTCCATACCAATCATTGCTTTCAGTTGGAAAGTAAGAAACATCAATAACCTCGCCATTCCACGTGCTCTCAGTTAATGTATCAGAGTAGACAAAGACCGAGTGACCGACTTCAACATCTAGAGATTGACGCTCTGAAATATTCCCTGTAATTGTAAATTTAGATGTATCGGCTACTTCCATTAAAGCAGTTGTAGAAGTTCCACCATATATCTCTTCAGCTTGTGCTTCTCCTTGCTCGTTTATCTTCAATACAGCTCCATTTATTTTACTTTTTACTGTTAATTGTTCTTTTTGTTCTTTTACACCTTCCAATTGGTTGGTTAATCTTGTTAGTGTATAATTTTCTTCTTTTTTCAATTCAGCAAGCTCCGCTAATTCCGCATCTAACTCTGCTACCGTTACAACAGGATCAACTTCTGTTTTCTCACCTGTTTCATCATCAGTAATAAATGTCGGTTTTACATCTGGTCCATTTTTCCTCTTAGTAACTTCATTTTCTGAAGAAGTATATTTAGAAATTGATGCATTACTGCGGTCGATTTGTAATTGAATGTCTTGTATTTCATAGTCAATTTCTGTTGTTGAATATTGAATGAGCGGCGTCCCTTCTTCAACTACATCACCGACCTCTACAAGAAGCTCGTACCCCCCATTTTCCGCAAGTTCGTTGATCACTTGTCGATCAACCAGCTCAAGTGA
This window encodes:
- a CDS encoding ABC transporter ATP-binding protein codes for the protein MIRFNQVTKSFRIGASWSQVLSPIDLMIERGSFMSIMGPSGSGKTTLMNILGCLDRPTTGQYLLDNELIGTQSDSELAKIRNERIGFVFQQFHLLPRLSAWKNVELPMIYAGVGKKERKERAFQALARVGLENRLHYKPSSLSGGQKQRVAIARAIVNNPAIILADEPTGALDSKTSNSIMELLRELNVDGATIVIITHEKEVAEKTDRTVYVRDGKIQEAAAS
- a CDS encoding efflux RND transporter periplasmic adaptor subunit; protein product: MSIVKKGIIAVVVLGSVITFTTFGMSNAHQVSGEPEGNMVDLISPMYEDMSTTVLVPGSLELVDRQVINELAENGGYELLVEVGDVVEEGTPLIQYSTTEIDYEIQDIQLQIDRSNASISKYTSSENEVTKRKNGPDVKPTFITDDETGEKTEVDPVVTVAELDAELAELAELKKEENYTLTRLTNQLEGVKEQKEQLTVKSKINGAVLKINEQGEAQAEEIYGGTSTTALMEVADTSKFTITGNISERQSLDVEVGHSVFVYSDTLTESTWNGEVIDVSYFPTESNDWYGDASGSQYPVTILVTEGDTEMLRPGYQVFAEILTSEQLGLAIPMEALKYDEFSTYVLVYEDGIAVKREVEIGFSNDYSVEVISGLTEEDQVILDYTEMIDEGMEVVPFDYGDFEEDSFYEEDESMVEDVFDDSEFEEEIENEEEESTDEGEDV
- a CDS encoding ABC transporter permease; amino-acid sequence: MNIIENIKMAFSSIAAQKTRAFLTTLGIIIGVAAVIMVVAIGQGAERKLKEQIVGVENIRDVNFQPSELDEAENPNIWWNWKFTEQDIESIQALPNVQSAVASSNNHTSIMVNEEQIETEINGINMHYLDLHAYEAIEGELLKPIDFLTGSRKAVITSMLAEQLFPNESAVGQTVKVGAYPIDIIGVLAPSESVIRYDYEQMMLPYETSKLIFFTEGFDTLSIRSETVEEVEMAVIDAINLLNANHETIDAYQGEDKSQYIEANTTITQTLTLIIGGIAGISLLVGGIGVMNIMLVSVTERTREIGIRKSMGATRGQILFQFLIESVVLTALGGMMGILLGASFVYLVGSGFDLEVSLSPFVIAIATAFSLVVGIVFGLLPANKAARLDPVDSLRYE